Genomic window (Ureibacillus composti):
CAACAAGATGATTCAAACGGTGCAGTTAAAATTCAAGGATCGGAAGAGTATGCAGGCGGTTACGATGTTGAAATCGCAAAACGCGTTGCCGATGCTTTAGGTAAAGAATTAGTCATTGTAAAAACTGAATGGGATGGTTTATTACCAGCTTTAGAATCAAATGTAATTGATGCAATTATTGCTGGGATGAGCCCTACTCCTGAGCGTGCAGAAGTAATTGATTTTACTGAAAACTACTATACAAGTAATTTTGTAATCGTAACAAAAGCTGGTGGAGAGTATGCAGACGCTAAAACACTAGCAGACTTTGCAGGAGCTAAAATTACATCTCAATTAAACACAACAAACTATGCAGTGATTGATCAAATTCCTGATGTTAAAAAAGAAACGGCAATGGAAAGCTTCTCACATATGCGTGTAGCATTAGAATCTGGTGTTATTGATGGATATGTTGCTGAACGTCCTGAAGCGGTATCTGCATCTTCAGCAAACGAAAACTTCACATATGTTGAATTAGAAGATGGATTCAAAACTGATCCAGCTGATACTTCTGTTGCAATCGGTCTTCGTAAAGGTGATGAAAATAAAGACAAAATTAATGAAGTAATTAAATCAATCACTGAGGAAGAGCGTCAAGAATTAATGGATCAAGCAATTGCAAACCAACCTGCATCAAAATAAGATTTAATGATCTCACTGGTCACTTTAAGGTGGCCAGTGTGTCTCTTTTTTATTAAAATGTGAATCTATTTTGTTGTTCCAAAATACTTAGGAGGATATTTATGAGTTTGGATATTATACTCTCTATACTTGAAGAGAATTGGCCAAGTTATTTACGCGGCGCATATATGACGTTATTAATAGC
Coding sequences:
- a CDS encoding transporter substrate-binding domain-containing protein produces the protein MSKQLKLLMVAMFAILILAACGTSKEEGTSNSDASNTEEKDVLKVGLEAGYAPFNWTQQDDSNGAVKIQGSEEYAGGYDVEIAKRVADALGKELVIVKTEWDGLLPALESNVIDAIIAGMSPTPERAEVIDFTENYYTSNFVIVTKAGGEYADAKTLADFAGAKITSQLNTTNYAVIDQIPDVKKETAMESFSHMRVALESGVIDGYVAERPEAVSASSANENFTYVELEDGFKTDPADTSVAIGLRKGDENKDKINEVIKSITEEERQELMDQAIANQPASK